Proteins found in one Candidatus Bathyarchaeota archaeon genomic segment:
- a CDS encoding YdeI/OmpD-associated family protein → MDVSRTVYFAEREGWRRWLAENYNKEKEIWLVFPKKASGKPRILYNDAVEEALCFGWIDSTAKRIDDSSYAQRFSPRNPKTPYSEANKQRLRKLVGEGKVMPSIATSVKGILNEQFILPVDILEAIKSDKNAWTNFQKYSLEYKRIRIGYIEEARNRPDEFKKRLNNFIRMTAKNKQFGFGGIEKHY, encoded by the coding sequence ATGGATGTTAGCAGAACCGTTTACTTCGCTGAAAGAGAAGGCTGGCGAAGGTGGTTGGCAGAAAATTACAACAAGGAGAAAGAGATTTGGTTAGTTTTTCCCAAAAAAGCAAGTGGCAAACCCCGCATCCTATACAACGACGCAGTTGAAGAAGCGTTATGTTTTGGATGGATAGACAGCACGGCTAAACGGATTGACGATAGCAGTTACGCTCAAAGGTTTTCTCCCAGAAACCCAAAAACCCCCTATTCTGAAGCTAATAAGCAGCGTTTGCGAAAACTCGTCGGCGAAGGCAAAGTTATGCCCTCAATAGCAACATCCGTAAAAGGCATCCTCAACGAGCAGTTTATCCTCCCAGTTGATATTTTAGAAGCAATAAAAAGCGACAAGAATGCATGGACTAATTTCCAAAAATACTCCCTTGAATACAAAAGAATCCGCATAGGCTACATTGAAGAAGCAAGAAATCGGCCAGACGAATTCAAGAAACGCTTAAACAATTTCATCAGGATGACAGCGAAAAACAAACAGTTTGGCTTTGGAGGCATAGAAAAACACTATTAA
- a CDS encoding polyprenyl synthetase family protein, whose translation MNYIFYVTKMTPPSNINQKVQGILLKYGKKGLETAKKTLNDTKFPPPIQEILSYFIEETWPNTHHPALIALCCQAVNGNPELTHNLSATIVLLTGAADMHDDIIDGSKYKSQKQTALGRYNKDLVLLAGDALLFRGMLLLHQACEEFSPKKQKAVFDCVEQSFFKIGNAISSERSLREKPPVDIVAYRKVIESKGGVAQACAEIGAIIGGANPQELNILRHYGKTLGVLMSLKNEFIDLQDHNELENRLKNEILPLPLLYAFEDAPAMKRIMALLQGKLTEQKAMKVTELVMRTEQVQKLKKEMRNMALAEEKNLEPIKINVDAFKLLLQSSLEGIN comes from the coding sequence TTGAACTACATATTCTACGTGACAAAAATGACGCCGCCATCCAATATAAACCAAAAAGTTCAAGGAATCCTCTTAAAATATGGCAAAAAAGGGCTCGAAACTGCGAAAAAAACCCTAAATGACACAAAATTTCCCCCGCCAATTCAGGAAATACTATCCTACTTCATAGAAGAAACTTGGCCAAACACGCATCACCCAGCGTTAATTGCCTTATGTTGTCAAGCAGTAAACGGAAACCCCGAACTAACCCATAATTTAAGCGCTACAATAGTTTTGCTTACTGGAGCCGCAGACATGCATGACGACATAATAGACGGGTCAAAGTACAAAAGCCAAAAACAAACAGCTCTCGGCAGATACAACAAAGATTTGGTTCTACTGGCAGGAGACGCGTTACTCTTCAGAGGAATGCTTCTTCTCCATCAGGCATGTGAGGAGTTTTCGCCAAAAAAACAGAAAGCAGTATTTGATTGTGTGGAGCAATCCTTCTTCAAGATAGGTAACGCTATTTCCAGTGAAAGATCTCTAAGGGAAAAACCGCCTGTAGATATAGTCGCCTACCGTAAGGTTATTGAATCTAAAGGTGGAGTAGCTCAAGCCTGTGCTGAAATCGGTGCCATAATAGGCGGCGCAAATCCGCAAGAACTGAATATTTTAAGGCACTATGGGAAAACTTTGGGGGTTCTTATGTCGCTGAAAAATGAATTCATTGACTTGCAGGACCACAACGAATTAGAAAACAGGCTAAAAAACGAGATTTTGCCTTTGCCCCTATTGTATGCGTTTGAAGATGCACCAGCAATGAAGCGGATTATGGCTTTACTGCAAGGGAAATTGACAGAGCAAAAAGCCATGAAAGTAACAGAACTTGTTATGAGAACAGAGCAGGTTCAGAAACTAAAAAAAGAAATGCGTAATATGGCTCTAGCTGAAGAGAAAAATTTGGAGCCTATTAAAATTAATGTTGATGCTTTCAAGTTGCTACTCCAATCATCACTGGAAGGTATCAACTAA
- a CDS encoding S1 family peptidase, whose amino-acid sequence MQAKTKIMVILFLTASITLSTTPVYALSGNIHPDNTHSFVGLVVFYNIDANGNKIPVSISSGILLSPTIVLTTAHSCITNSAIVCFDQGPITWSINDGQLQIEGVTSSYEGTAYVNPDFSIAEKGSLSGFIHRDVALIVLDKPVPSSVVSTYAQLPTAGLVDTLPKKSDVTLVGYGLQSASATSITRNYAYAQIISGNFAWSDEFVRCSANPGKARGGITYGDSGGPVLVGDTNIVIAIHSYATNQNCGGVTYHARLDVTEVLDWIAEVSLIE is encoded by the coding sequence ATGCAAGCAAAAACAAAGATTATGGTGATTCTTTTCCTCACAGCATCAATAACACTTTCAACTACTCCAGTCTACGCATTATCAGGAAACATCCACCCAGACAACACACATTCATTCGTCGGCTTAGTCGTCTTCTATAACATAGACGCAAACGGCAACAAAATCCCTGTATCAATCAGCAGCGGCATTCTTCTATCCCCCACAATCGTACTAACAACCGCACACAGTTGCATAACGAATTCAGCCATAGTCTGCTTTGACCAAGGTCCAATAACTTGGAGTATAAATGACGGTCAACTCCAAATCGAAGGCGTAACATCATCATACGAGGGAACCGCTTACGTTAACCCTGATTTCTCAATAGCAGAAAAAGGAAGCCTTTCAGGATTTATTCACCGTGACGTAGCGTTAATCGTTCTTGATAAACCTGTACCTTCCAGTGTCGTTAGCACTTATGCTCAACTGCCAACTGCAGGACTCGTGGATACTTTGCCAAAGAAGAGTGATGTAACTCTTGTAGGCTACGGCTTGCAAAGCGCTTCTGCAACATCAATCACGCGCAATTATGCTTATGCACAAATAATCTCAGGCAACTTTGCATGGAGTGATGAATTCGTCAGATGCTCAGCAAACCCAGGCAAAGCCAGAGGAGGAATAACCTACGGAGACTCAGGCGGGCCTGTCCTAGTAGGCGACACAAACATTGTTATTGCAATACATTCATACGCGACCAATCAGAACTGCGGCGGAGTAACATATCACGCTCGGCTTGATGTAACCGAAGTTTTAGATTGGATAGCGGAGGTGAGCCTAATTGAGTAA